AATCTCTCCGCGGCACGGCCTCCCTTCTCCGCAATGGCCTGGATGGTGCCGACCCCCATGTTCAGATTGAGGCCACCCTCCCCATCCGACAGACGGACATGCGCGATGCGCTCTCGATAGCTGGGCAGGCGGGCTTGCGTATTGTCACGGTAGTTCTGTGCGGTATCGAAGATCGCGCCCAGGAACTGGCTCAACCACTTAAGCGGATAGACATGGGGCACGAGGAGGTATCGCGGCTGTGCCAAAAACACATCATCGTCCCCACGATGGATGGACGCCTCCCTGGGGCCGGTGATGTTCGTGGGCATCTGCGAGTCCGCCAGATTGATTCCGAACGTGGGGCGCTGAGGCAGCCAGTCGTCGAACATGTGGATGGGGAAGTTGCTTGAGATTCCTCCATCGCTAAACCAGTTCTCCTGCAGTTCACTCTCTCCGGCGTCAGAGTCTTTCACCCGAAGCACATAGGGCTTCTTTCCTTCACTCAAGGCTGCGCGCTTTTGGAAAGTGTCGTGCTTGATGGTGTAGAGGCGCACCGCTCCCAGCAGCAAAGGGAAGCTGAGGCTCATTCTCGTGGCGACCACGACGGGGAGCGCATTGCCCGCCGGGAAGGGATAGAAGCCTTCGGCTCTCGCCTTCGCCAAGTCGAAGTTCTTGAAGGCGTCCTTGGTTCGCGCACTCTGAGTCCTGTTCAGTTCATACCTGTCCACATCCATCCAGTTTTCGAGGTACCGCACCACCTCCAATGGAAAGAGGCGGCGCATGTCGTCCGTGCGAAAGAGGTATCCTGCATCCAGTTCTTCCGGGTGCACGACGCGACGGCTCGCGGTCTCCGTATCTTCGCTGTGCAACGTATAGGGCTGGCGCTGGCTCAGGTTCGTCGTCACCATGCGAAAGTCGATGCCAAGATCCTTGCCCTTGCCATCTTCCTTCTCCCGAAGGTGGCCAAGGGTCAGGACGTCATCGCTCTCGAGCCCAGCGAGCTTCTGGATGTGCTCGTGAAGCCAGGGAGTCAGTGCAGGGTGCTTTGGAGCCCCGTTTCCGGACGAGACATCCATCCCTGTACAAAGCGCGAAGAAGCTTTGATCCTTGTCGCGCACATACTCAACCCCACCCTTGAGGGAGTGCCAGAGGCGGAGTCCATTCCGCATCACGCCAGCCAAGGACCAAAGCGAGGACCCCATCGCCAGCGTCTTCATGGGGCGTGAAGCCCAACGTGTCATGGTTGCGACAGGCCAGGCCAGCAGTCCGACTGACTGGCGAACGGCTCTCACGGGCAAGATGCTTCGATGCGCTGCCTCATCAGGTTCCTGAAGAACCTTTCGCGCCAGTTCCACCCATTGAAGTACCCGCCGTCTACCCGAGGAGTCATTGTAGACAGCAATGGCTTCGACAACGGCATTGAACAACCTTCGTGCCTGTGGAGCTGGCTGGAAGAGATGGAGCAGGAACCCTTCTTGTTTGAGCTGCTCCATCATCCCGCCCAATCCGGCGAACCCCACGTCCGGGCGTGAGTTCTTCTCCCTGCCATATTCGGCGGCTGCCGCCGCGGCGGCTGCGATAGCGCCGGCGGAGGTCCCGCCCAGTGAACGGAAGCGGTACTTCCGCGCCAGTTCCAGGATGGCTGGAGGATAGACGACGCCGCTGGTGACGCCTCCTTTCATGATGAGGTCGCATTCATCAGAAGGGTTCTGAAACGCGACGTTCTCGAAATGGCTTTTGCCTGCAGTGCTGGGTATTGCCAGGGTCATGGTTCCCCCTGAGAGCCCGTCAAGATTCAAACCAGGGCTCCCCTCCAGGAAGTCTTGACACTGAGTTCAGAGCACGCCACCGGGTGTGTTGGCTCGCGGCCTGTCGAGCGCCCAGACCGCTGGGACCAGCAGGTGGCGAATCCCCAGGCATGCGCCGCTCGTTCGGCTCCAGCGCCACGCGTGCGGCCGCCTTTGGGC
The window above is part of the Myxococcus virescens genome. Proteins encoded here:
- a CDS encoding patatin-like phospholipase family protein; amino-acid sequence: MTLAIPSTAGKSHFENVAFQNPSDECDLIMKGGVTSGVVYPPAILELARKYRFRSLGGTSAGAIAAAAAAAAEYGREKNSRPDVGFAGLGGMMEQLKQEGFLLHLFQPAPQARRLFNAVVEAIAVYNDSSGRRRVLQWVELARKVLQEPDEAAHRSILPVRAVRQSVGLLAWPVATMTRWASRPMKTLAMGSSLWSLAGVMRNGLRLWHSLKGGVEYVRDKDQSFFALCTGMDVSSGNGAPKHPALTPWLHEHIQKLAGLESDDVLTLGHLREKEDGKGKDLGIDFRMVTTNLSQRQPYTLHSEDTETASRRVVHPEELDAGYLFRTDDMRRLFPLEVVRYLENWMDVDRYELNRTQSARTKDAFKNFDLAKARAEGFYPFPAGNALPVVVATRMSLSFPLLLGAVRLYTIKHDTFQKRAALSEGKKPYVLRVKDSDAGESELQENWFSDGGISSNFPIHMFDDWLPQRPTFGINLADSQMPTNITGPREASIHRGDDDVFLAQPRYLLVPHVYPLKWLSQFLGAIFDTAQNYRDNTQARLPSYRERIAHVRLSDGEGGLNLNMGVGTIQAIAEKGGRAAERLQSEFAFDEHRWVRLLVLLGRLEEEFIRLRERYTKASRNGNWRQELLSQYEALLKASQEDERQAWYRVPPKPLWPRWRREAIQRMDALTVLIDKWTSGKTTGIPYPPRARKQYFFSYDEPMPESILRVTPEQ